GGTGGATTTAATCTGTTCAGTTGACAATCTTATTTATCTGTGGTCTACTTGACCTCATGACACATGATACTTAGCCTACTTGCAATTGCCATGTtatgtgtgattttcaaaacaaatcaaatatccaTGTGGGAAAGGTTGATACGAGAATAAGGGTGCGGGATATGTCTCTGATAGGCTGATACTAACCATCAGACACGTCTTTGTATAAGTGTACATAACAATGCCATAAAAAGTACATTTGCTGTTTCCTGCTAAGTCTACGGACCCTTGAATTAGAGGTTTGATGGGTCCGATGACTCCGATCTCTAGATTCGCACCGACAGCTGTACTCGAGTCCACATAACAGTCTATGTGTATATGCAGATGCATGTTTTGTCTACACAACTGTTACTTTTTTCATGCTTGTGTCCAAATCTTACTGATTCTTGCATAACTCTTCTTCGAAATTGCTTGTTATGCAGCTTGGCAGGTCCCTATTCAACCATCTCAAGGTTTACGCCGGCCCAAACCATCCGCATGAGGCGCAGAAGCCCATTGATTTACCCATAAGGGACAAAAGGATACAAAAGCAGACATAGATTCAATGCAAACTCAATCGGGAGAAGTACAATACATCGTTTTCCCGGGGGTTCAGAACTTTTCTATGTTTTGGTCGTACAGGGTTCTTCTCCTTCTTTCGTGTTTTGGATCCCATGTGATGGTTAGAAGCCTGTTGTTGATGTTTGTTGTTTTAGTTTGTAGAGGCATCTGGGTTCAATGTTGTCCTTATTTTGAGCACCCATCTCTGAATCAAATTGGCAATTCGTTAATTGAACTTTAGAAGGTGCTTACGTTTTCATATTGCTTAATTAGTAGAGTTGGCAAGAAAAGTGCCAAAATCTTTTTAGTGAGGTTGAAAGCTGCATCGAATTTGGTCACCCCGCAGCCCCAAGCCATAGTACGGAAAATCCTACGTACCCCCCAGGTACATAAATACTTCGCTCAAAAACATAGGTTGGTGTGAGGAGTCCACACACGCTAGTGGTGCTTTGTGTAAATGTGCATGGCTGTAGTATATTTGGCCTTAATACTCTCATCGATGTACCTTTGAAAATATATATGGGACAATAGcaaccaaaacaaattaaacaaatattCCAGTCGAACTTTATTGAAAATGCCACTTAATCAAGTAACCCAGGTAcgaataaaaccaaatgaaataaacaaaataaaacttatTCAACGAATGCCACCCACCAAAAATTCCACTGTTTGGAAAAGAATTGCTAAAGCTATTTCTTCTATACGATTACCCAGTGCATTGCTTAATGATTTAGGACAATGTTGTATAGAATCTGGTTCCAAGTATCAGGAACTCCGGAAAGACACCAATGGCTGCAATCCATGCCTGTACGGCCCCCAAGCCCGTATATGGACGGATGCCCGTCTTTTCGAAGTAGCGAGAGGTTCGTTATATCGAGCAAAGTGACGGGCTTCTTGATCTTGCTTAACACCCCCTTCAGCACAGCCACAGCCGGCGGCAGGCCTCCTGGATATGTTGAGCCCAGCAAGGGTTGCTGCTGGCCCAAGCAGCTCTTCTTCTGTGGTTCGTTCCAATCTGTGCCACTGTTTGTATACGTGGTTTAGGAACacaatgagaaatttttttagtatgtaTGTGCATGGTTATGAATAACGCTGATACGTTCTAAATTGCAGTACCGCGATATGGACCGGTGATATGAATGTGTATAGGCTAATACGTAGGTGGATATCGTTAAGAGAGGTTAGTAAATAAAAACCCGCGTTATGCAGTATCCGATATGATATGCGATGACTGATATGAGAACACTTCTTGCCTTGTTATTTAAACTGCACCACAAATAGTCGGATATGGATTGGTAATAGAAAAAGTGGAATATAAATGAAGAACAATTACTTGTAATGAGATGGAGAAATCCCTTGGAAGAAAACCATGGTTCGGGCCGGGTCAATATTTGAGTTCACCCAACCGGCCCATGTAGTGAGTGCCTTCTGAAAAGCAGCCATTCGATCCATGTCTTTGTAGGTTTGATTTCCTACTTGTATGTAATCCCATCTGCAGTGCAAAGATTCACTAATTGCTATATTTTGGAAAACTGTAaagatgaaaaatgaaaaaattctaccaccgtcccaaaatgtttgtccggttcATAAAACCATGACTTAAAAATAGTACATTGTTTCTAAGAAAAGACTCAAttttttcgaaaattcaaagaACTCAATGGTatctagtaattttttttttaaattgtaatatttttaagttttcattttgcgggccgacaaaatattttgggaTGAAGGGGAAATACGAGTACGTTaaaatttcaaaggaaaattttgaagTAGAATTCGGAGTTGGACTAACGGTTGTGAAGGTCCTCTACGGTTCCACCAATGCCATGTATTGAAGATGAGCATGTCAATGCCTTTCCAATGCTTGCCACTCTGAATCGAGTCCAGTTTCAGGACCCTACCAATTTTTTCCATCACGACATCTACTAAAAACACATTGCGATCAAGCATCACTTTAACTCCAAAATCCTGCAAAATGACATGATTTCTTCAGGTAATGAGACATTCTTTAGTTCTCTATCGCATCACTAGAGCTGGAATCGAGCCAAAATATTCGAGCTCGGTTTGAGTACAAAACTCTCTATGAGTCTAGCCTTCATGCgaggaaaattttgtttgagCTCAGCTTGTTTTAAGCAAACCGAACCAAGTTGAGCCGAGTTTCAAACCGCTAGCGAATAGTTCGGTTTGTTTGCAGTTCTACTGAGCAAAggactcttatttttttttaggtgCCGTGATAGCGAAACACAAGAGTATCCTATCCTGTTAAGGGTAGCCTTTTGGGCATGGTCCCAAACCCATCCAAGTTTAGGTCCACAAACTGAATTACCATTCAAGTAGTTAAGCAGTGTCAATCAGTTGGAGAGCACCCCAACAACGAAAAAGTAAAGCAACAACGAAATCATGTACTTTTTAGAAGCTTCAGATTTCCACTACTAGGCCAAATGCCTAAAGAAAAATACCATGTCAAAAAGGTCTACAAAGGagatcagaaaaagaaaaggtattTTTGCCTTGTGACTCGAATAAGCTCAGACCTCTCCTCCTGCTATAATGGTCCCAAGTGGTTTGAGAGTATGATGATCTCGAGTGTTTTTCTCTTTATTCTCTAGTAAGTGTTGTTTGCAACGTGGTAAGTGTAATCAACAATTATAGTAAGTGTAGCCATATAACATAGTAAGAATTGTCTTAAAGAATGGTATATAAAACCTGTTTCTGTGGTAAGTaatacggtttttttttttttggggtcaaaaCTTCTTAAAACCATCTCGTTTTTAGTAAATTCTGATAAACCTATGGGGGAGAATCAAATCAATACACAGCGGAAAAATACTTACCTTCTGCCATGGTGTTTAAGTCTTAAGAAATTCGGAAACCGTTTCGATCTTGAACTAATATATTCCATCTACACAAACTCCCACTAATTGATTTTGGAGAGCAATGGGTAGGATTTTCAATCTAATCTATATAAATTTTCTTCACACTTGTAACTTAATGGTAATCACATGCCTTTATATAGATAGATCGGGACCATTTCTCAATGGATACAACCCTTCATATTTTCTTCCATCAAAGAAGTAATAAGGCACATATTCATTAATAGTTGCAACTTTACATATTGGTTACATACTAAACCCATTTATGAATAGTCGCCATATCTATTCATGAATAACCACCAAACCTTTTTATAAATAGTTGCAACCTTACACATGCTagctaggggtgtgcaaaaaaaccgaGACCAGacgaacccgacccgaagggtttcgggcggggccgaacatgtggttcggttgGGTACGGGTacgattttccaaaaaaatcagttttcggttcggggctcggggtgctgttttttcttacccgacccgaccaaaaaggCAACGAATTCATATAGTTTATTTCGGTTTTGGCCGGACCCgaccaacccgacccgacccgaccaaaaaaatcggtcaCACGGACGGGTATCcccccctccttcggttcgggttcgggtcccaaaaaagtGATATCCGACTGGTCGAGTCGGgttcggggccgaacccgacccgtccgaccCGTGCCCACCCCTAATGCTAGCTGTAATTCACCTACTTTGTACTAGAGAAGTACGTTAATTTTAGGATCTTTATCTTGAAAGATTTCCAGCTAGCACGTGACACCTAGTCCCACCTCAAAAGGCTACATTGTATGGTTTATGTGGTTAGGCTTCAATAAATTACCGATCAGTTGTCTAATATGAGAGAATTACGTTCTCTTTTTATTCtattaatttttgtaacaatttcaaaggttaataaaaaaaatttttgccgttcaaaaaaagtaGTCTAAATTTGGTTCTACAGATGGTATCAAAGTTGTGTGAGTTTGGCCCAAAGACGTGAACCCGTGAAACGCCATGGTGATTCTGTGCATGAGGTGCATGTGGCCGCCAAACAGAAGCTCTGGGAAATACGGTGATGATTCCCGTGCTTAACCTCTCGCGAGGGGGGGCGGGGTGCTGCTGGGCTCACTTTCGGGGTCCACTCCgatctcgctccgatgatcggaatcgttcattttgtagagctcgtcgagtagaataattatgaaaaaaattagcttaattggatatcattaagtgcttgatcggaacttttttatcttgaaaagaatggattcgaaatactggatcaaatctactgtaacccatggaccgagagttatatagGCTCCGATCAGACACGTAataatatccaattaagctaattttttccataattgttctactcgacgagctctacaaagtgaacgattccgatcatcggagcgagaccggagtgggcccgaaaGTGGGCctagcagcacgctgctgtccccaagCCCCCTGCTTCCCTCGCGAGGGGCTAGGCCTTAAGGGTGGAGAAATTGTGACACTTCGTTCCACATCAAAAGTATGATCCTATGAATGTAAGAAAACATGCAAACAATTACTGGCAACTTGAATTTTGGAATTGGGTTATCTGgtttttcttattaaaaaatgatattagtactccaaaaattgatgcaagcacTCCAAAATTAGTGTATGATCCTATGAATGTAAGAAAACATGCAAACAAATACTTGCAACTTGAATTTTGGAATTGGGTCATCTGGTTTTACTTTagaaaaatgatattgacacttcaaaaaaaaattggctttgaAATTACACTAATTTTAAAATGTCTTCATTAATTTTTAGAATGTCAATattaattttcttaatttaacaagttaaatttttttttcgatcgACCGAAAAGTCGAAAACCCACTTTAACAAGTTAATGATCAGTAATCTACGTGGGCGGTACTCCACAAAATTTCAAGCAAGTAGTCGCACCCAAAAGCACTTTTCCAGAAGATGCAGAAAGGGCAACTCCAGCTGGTTGGTTAAAAgttagtaaaagttaaaaaccCTTTGTTGGAGTGAACCCTAACATGAATGGCCTGTCATACTTGAGTAATTATTTAGCGATCGATTCCGAATATCACGGAAGTTGCTTACGTGGTATTCTAACTCATTTACGTAGTGACAAATTTTCTGTAAGTACATTAGGGTGATTAGGAGACAATGAGTAATCCACAAAAACCACAAAATGTGGTGACGACATTTTATTTGAAGAGAGAACCATATAACAACGTGGTCTCATCTTCTCATCGTATTTCGAGAGTATTCAATAATTGGCCGTCGGACaatacttaggctccgtttcggaattcaaaataagtccttattttttaagaaagcaatttcaagctcaaaaattatgggtttattaaaatctaaaaatatgtaatatgaattttgtttgaaaaatctcgatgagatcttttatacgatacaaaaaaaattaaaaaattatttttcatttattttatttttaaatttaaaaatatgaaataaattatttattttttaaaaaaatttctagaaCGGAGCTTTACTCGAGAAGATCATTAGTTAGGCCCAGATCTCGATCAGCTTCACGTGACAAAGAGTGGATTATTAGGCATGGCATGGACCCTTGTACTTTGTCCAAAATCTTACGACTAGtactattttcctttttcttctagTATTATATATACTACAGTATATCATATGACTACCAACCATTATTTGTAAATCAGTAAGATGcgttcgttttgagattttaaatttgaatttagatttgtaggtaatgaatGTAGAGATGAATAGAATAAGGATTAAAAATAtggataataattggagagagataaagagaaaaatgaggataataattagagagaaataagataatgattagaattcaaaattcaaaaccccgAAATGAACAAGGTTAAAGCTTCGTCCCACGaagggaaataagtatttatttgaatcattttttaaaataaatatttatttttgaaattaaattgatgtattataagagaatgacatgtctcgtaaaacaaaaaataagtattcaaaaaataaaaatcttaacggAACGGGACCTAAGAGTGGGTAAACGAAGCTTAGCACCcgttccaaaaaccttcttaaaaataagcagtttatttcacattttcaaactaaaaagtaatgtaaatgaaaaataattttttttgcaccgtttaaaagatctcagtgatatctatcaaacacgatccatattaatagaaaaatta
The sequence above is drawn from the Rhododendron vialii isolate Sample 1 chromosome 6a, ASM3025357v1 genome and encodes:
- the LOC131331478 gene encoding protein trichome birefringence-like 41 encodes the protein MTFWVAHSIVFVLLVFLSNKQNLRVFACDLFQGNWVAQEPSYPLYDPTTCPFIEREFNCQKNGRPDLSYLRYSWHPHGCNLARFDGGDFLKRFKGKTIMFVGDSLSRNQWQSLTCLLSAAVPSAKYTVERLDDVSTFTFSDFGVKVMLDRNVFLVDVVMEKIGRVLKLDSIQSGKHWKGIDMLIFNTWHWWNRRGPSQPWDYIQVGNQTYKDMDRMAAFQKALTTWAGWVNSNIDPARTMVFFQGISPSHYNGTDWNEPQKKSCLGQQQPLLGSTYPGGLPPAVAVLKGVLSKIKKPVTLLDITNLSLLRKDGHPSIYGLGGRTGMDCSHWCLSGVPDTWNQILYNIVLNH